The region GGCTTTGTCAAGGACTTTGCCACCAGGCGGTGGTGCGTAGCATCCTTTACAAAGTTATATATACCAAATATTCTTTCTTGAGAGAGAGTTATTTTGATAATTTATGTTCATAATATTGTGATGAACTCATGTAGTCTAAAATTCTTCTTGGATAATTATTTACCCACTGTTGAATCTTTCCTATCTCTTTCTTTGTATAACAACTTATCTTTTTACCCTTTGGTATAAATCTACGAATTAACTTATTTGCATTTTCGTTACTACCTCTTTCCCATGAACTATATGGATGAGCGTAATATGCAGTAGTTCTTTTACTTTTTAATCTGCATGATTTTTCTATTATTTCTTGATTAACGAACTCATTACCATTATCCATGGTTATAGTCTTAAAAATTTTTTTAAACTTACTGCCATATTCTCTCTCAAGTGAATTCAATGCTTTACCAACTTCTTGCTGAGTCTTACTTTTCATTTTCCTTATTAAAGTCAATCTTGTACAACGTTCAGTTAAAACAAGCAATACTTGTTTATCCTTTTTTTGTCCAACTACACAATCCATTTCCCAATGACCTATGGTATTTCTTAAATCTACCGATTTAGGTCTTTCTACAATGCTTCTACCCTTTTTATTATTAAGTGAAACTTTACGTATTTTACGGTAGCTACGCTTCTTTTTATACTTAACAGGTAAATGTTTATTTGTTAATTCAAGAAATATTCCCTTATCAATATAGTTATACAATGTTTTTGTACATATTGTTGTTTTAAATTTAAGTTTATTAGCTTTTATTTCACCAATTACAGCATCAGGTGAATATTTTTCTTTAATTATCTTAGATTCTATATACTCACATAATTTGTGATTATCTCCAATTTTAAGATTAGCTCCTTTGTTACATCTATTACGTAGATATTTTTCATGAGCTACATCAGCACAGTATACTAATTTCTTAGTCAAATCACTGTTCAACAATTCAACAGTACCTCTTTTAATTTCTCTTTGAATTGTTCGTACACTTTTTCCAATGAGAAATGCAATTTCTTTTGGTATCTTACCGATTTTAATATATCCCTCAATTTGGTAGCGTTCTTTTTCTGTTAGATATTTATTTTTCCTGTTATTTATGTTATTATTTTTATTGTGATT is a window of Abyssisolibacter fermentans DNA encoding:
- a CDS encoding IS30 family transposase, whose product is MNHNKNNNINNRKNKYLTEKERYQIEGYIKIGKIPKEIAFLIGKSVRTIQREIKRGTVELLNSDLTKKLVYCADVAHEKYLRNRCNKGANLKIGDNHKLCEYIESKIIKEKYSPDAVIGEIKANKLKFKTTICTKTLYNYIDKGIFLELTNKHLPVKYKKKRSYRKIRKVSLNNKKGRSIVERPKSVDLRNTIGHWEMDCVVGQKKDKQVLLVLTERCTRLTLIRKMKSKTQQEVGKALNSLEREYGSKFKKIFKTITMDNGNEFVNQEIIEKSCRLKSKRTTAYYAHPYSSWERGSNENANKLIRRFIPKGKKISCYTKKEIGKIQQWVNNYPRRILDYMSSSQYYEHKLSK